A stretch of DNA from Thermodesulfovibrio thiophilus DSM 17215:
AGACCTTTTCAGAAACATTTTTTTTAATTATTGCGTTATCCCGCGCCCTGTGTATGAAAAAAATGAAAGAGAAATAACCGCATTGTTAAAAGATATTGACAGTAAAAACGTTGAAAAAATGCAACGCATTCAGGCAAAAAGTAAATTGAAGGAATTCACCGCTCCTGTTCAAATATTTAATCATCCTAAATGTTTATCTCCGGTTGCAGATTCGGAATATTGCAGGAGAAATAATATAATGATAATGAACGATGTAACATATTCTTATGAGAAGGGGCTTGAGCTGACAGACAAAGAAGGAGAAGGTGTATTAGTCTTATGAATGCACAGCTTCTGTAGTATCTGTTGAATTTTTTTATGAGGAGAGTAATTGATAGATATGACAACCCTTTACATTCTTGAATCCGTCAATAGCGAGAAATTTCCTTATCGTCTGACTATCAGACAGGGAGATAAGTTGTTACTTGCTCTCAGAGTGCAGGATAAATGGCCTGGACAAAAAGGCAATATCTTCTGTATCAGAGAAGAAAATCATGAACTTGAACCACCTGTGAAAGAAATTGAGAGAGTTCCCGTCATTTCCCTAAAGCGTTTTGGTAAAAGGCTCGCTATTGTCCTTGATAGATCTATAAACAAAAGATGCGATTTTTTATTCCTGAAAAAGAAGTATAAAACCAGAGAAGGAGAATACGAACAAATATTCTGGAGGACTCAAAGAGGACTAACAGAAAGAAAGCCCAGAGTTAAACTCTCAACTTATCATAAAGGCATGGTTCACGTAATAATTGATACAAATGAAAGATATCCCTGGCGATTTCCTAAAGATAGTATTGAGAAAGCTAAACTGCCTGTAGGAGACTATGCTTTAAAGGTACATGACAGAATTCTTGCTGTGGTCGAGAGAAAGACCTTTGAGAATCTTCTCGCAGAATTTGGTAGGAT
This window harbors:
- a CDS encoding ERCC4 domain-containing protein; translated protein: MTTLYILESVNSEKFPYRLTIRQGDKLLLALRVQDKWPGQKGNIFCIREENHELEPPVKEIERVPVISLKRFGKRLAIVLDRSINKRCDFLFLKKKYKTREGEYEQIFWRTQRGLTERKPRVKLSTYHKGMVHVIIDTNERYPWRFPKDSIEKAKLPVGDYALKVHDRILAVVERKTFENLLAEFGRMAIFHQQLGELSTYKYSALVIEANYSDFLNLSKLKFYNPSFAAKAIGELYALHPDITIVFTGNRKLANEWTYRFFDAINAHENDLPNETISEIIEKYDASSKTRRDAYFEIKKKIINNLPPEFTLSMIEQLFPDTPYTTIKKVINDLRKEGVIEKYGKGKKSYWQKI